One stretch of Cumulibacter manganitolerans DNA includes these proteins:
- a CDS encoding TadE family type IV pilus minor pilin — protein MTRSGVRGDRGMVTAETALALPALVIVLGGLLTVIVAVSAQLRCVAAAREGARAAARGEPAAVVRQTALR, from the coding sequence ATGACCCGGTCGGGGGTTCGCGGTGACCGTGGCATGGTCACCGCGGAGACGGCGCTGGCGCTCCCTGCGCTGGTGATCGTGCTCGGCGGCCTGCTCACCGTCATCGTCGCCGTCTCCGCCCAGCTGCGCTGCGTCGCCGCCGCCCGCGAGGGCGCCCGCGCGGCCGCGCGAGGAGAGCCGGCCGCCGTCGTCCGGCAGACGGCGCTGCGGG
- a CDS encoding DUF4244 domain-containing protein yields the protein MKHHIDTTVRSLRHGLAALLLHLVDRLLGPLREHPRETGMTTAEYAVGTIAACAFAAILYQVVTGDSVIAALGNLISRALSTI from the coding sequence GTGAAGCACCACATCGACACCACCGTCCGTTCGCTCCGGCACGGCCTCGCCGCGTTGCTGCTGCACCTGGTCGACCGGCTGCTCGGGCCGCTGCGCGAGCATCCGCGGGAGACCGGCATGACGACCGCCGAGTACGCCGTCGGCACGATCGCGGCCTGCGCGTTCGCCGCGATCCTGTACCAGGTGGTCACGGGTGATTCGGTGATCGCGGCGCTCGGCAACCTGATCTCCCGCGCCCTGTCGACGATCTGA